The segment caacacattttgaaaaaaagttgggacggggcaatttagggctagtaatgaggtgaaaaaactaaataatgatgtgattccaaataagtgattgtaatcatggtttggtacaaaagcagcatccaggaaaggctgagtctttgatgagcaaagatggtcagaggatctccagtttgtcaataaatgtgtaagaaaatgattgaaatgtttaaaaacaatgtacttcaagattggaagggatttgcatatttctccctctacagtgcataatatcattaaacaattcaaggaattgggaggaatttcaatgcgtaaaggccaagggtgcaagtttaagctgaacacccgtgatctttgatccctcagacggcactgcatcaagaaccaccactcaacaatagctgatataaccacatggacgaGGGATTAcgttggcaaacctttgtcaagcactacaatacagagatacatgcacaaatgccacttaaaactttactgagcaaaaaagaagccttatgttaaccatgtccagaggcggcatcaacttctctgggctctgaggtatctaggatggaccatcacacagtggaaatgtgtattgtggtcagatgaatcagcattccatccaggactgttatcagcaacaagtccaaaagccagggtctgtcatggtatggggtatcggtcagtgcccttggcaaatgtcatttacacttctgtgatggcagcattaatgcagaaaagtacaccaAAAttttgctgccttcaagacgtcatcttttccagagaccaaaaccacatgctgcacacattagaaAGGCATGGCATGGCTGCAGAGGAAGCCTGAAAaacaggcgagcagctgcattttgaatgagttgcaagggtttaatagtggacatgggagcaccagccagaagggagttgcaatagtccagctgtgagattacaagtgactgcacaagaatctgagtggcttttaAAGAGAGTAATGGCtaagctggttatccaggacaacacctaGCCTTTGAAAGTCGttaagagagatgactaggtcctgggttggaaaTTGATCTCCCGGAATAAGTATCAGTTCTGTCTTGGTGAGATTacgttttagatgatgagccgacatccattgtgagatatctcacagACATGCTGAGACACAAGCTGaaacttgtgtgtctgaagaaggaaagacagaatgagctgagtatcatctgcataggagtggtaagaaAAGCCATGGGAGGATAAGACCTTACCAAGAAAGCAGATGTACATTAAAAATAGATaagggccaagtacagagccctggggAACAccagttgagagagtgcataGAGGGGATATAGATAATCTGcaatatttataaatgtttggtcaaggtaaaatgtttaatttatttatatttattattaacaaatcATTAGCATTTTACTCATATACTGCTTAAACTATGTATTCACAATGCAAAGCAGTGTAAATGTCCAAATCCACATGTTTTAGTACCTTAAAATATATAGAAATGATTGTACGAGTGGTGTGGATGGTTTTAAACACAGATTTGGCTAGAATAACCAGCTGCTCAGCCCCACCCCAAACCCCCATAGCGGGGGACACCCAGACAACAGGTGTTGCTGTGTGATGAGTTGGGTAGGCTTGAGGTCTGGTCAATAGCCTGTACTGGAGAAGACGAAGCAGTAACATAGAGTTGTACATGGATTATACTGGATTATAGATTGTATGCAGTAATAATGACATCCATCTATATACAATAAACTGATTCTAACTTTACCATAAAATGGCaataacacatttaaatgtgcacaaGCGAATCCATTCTCAGTGTTATGATTGCTGCAAATTTACTGGTTACAGTCTTCTTCATCAGTCCTTTGACTTCTGACATttcataaaaatatattatatattaagtaCTGTCACTTCCTTAGTGTTCCCACTGTAACATAATCTGTACTGTAACACCAGCAGTAACTAATTTGAGTTACTTCCAAAGCTTAGTgtgtctattatgctagccaaGCATTGCTGAgaactgggtttgaatctctagATGCAATCAGTTCAccggcgtctacacagacatgtttggctatgtctggggggttgggatggctgaagccctgcgatggattggtgtcctgccTAGGGTATTCCTGAATTGAGCCCAGTGTCTCCCGATGATACCAGGTGTACTACAACCCTTAACAAGATAAAGCATTGATGTAAATAAAACGAATGCTATTTGTCATGGCTTCTTAGTTATTTGTTTGTGATTTTTATTGACCAAAACATGCAAATACCCTTTCTTGTATTAGTATAATtgtgcccctgtgtacaaagcaagtcTAAAGACCTGGTTTGACTAACCTGATGAACACCAGTGGTCTGCATAAAGCTCTGACCGCAACCCATTTGAACACACTTGGAATGAACTTGGATGTATTGTTTCGTAAGACATGTTTAGTTATCACATACCTAGAAATACCTCCTATTCATTTTCATTGCCTACAATTTTTACCTTCCATAGTGTATTTAAGGTTCACCCCATCTGTTATGAGAAATTGATTCAAGTGATGCAAAGCTGAAAGGGGGCCTAAAACACAAAGTTGACACTGTTTGAGTGTGGTGCAGGGACAAGTGTTTTCAAGGGGCTTAAGAATTCTAAAGTAGGTAAACCCCttcactttttgcacacttaatTCAATAAATTGGATATTGAATTGACATAACTGCCATTTTACCCATCAAGTTACACTTCCCCCCTAATGActaagtgaaaacatgtttttagattttaaaaaaattatctgAAACAAAAAATAGTCATAAAAGTATCAGCACCCTTTATTCAATACTTCGTAGAAACACAATTGGCAGCAAATGCAGCTGCAGGATACTTGGATAAGtatctacaagctttgcacaacaGGATTTGGGCAGTTAATCCCACTCTTCAAGGCAGATCTCGTGTCTGTGAACttccatcttcaggtctcttaTTTTTTAATGGAGCATAACTCTTGTTTTGGCTTGGCCACTCTAGAAGATTTAGAGATGAtgccactccagtgttgttttgggtaCATTCTTTGGGTCATGGTCATGATGAAAGGTGTACTGTCATCCCAGTTTGACATTGCATGTTCTATAGAGGAGGTTTTCTAATTGTTTCTGTATTTGGTTGCATTCACATGTCCCTCAGTCTTTACCAGTCTCCTTGTCCTTGCCACTAAGAAGCACCAtcatatcatgatgctgcctTCACTGTACGTAGCCAGGTAACATACAGTGACCTGCAGTGCCTGTTTGTCACACTACATAGTGCTAGCTGTTCCTCCTAAAGTGTTTTAGTTTCATCAGACCTGACATACATTCTTGATTTGAAGTGCTACAAAGAAGGTTGTCTGTTGAACTGATTCTACCATCTCTGCCCAAACTCTTGAAGGGCTTTTAAAGTCAgtgtcagtttttttattaactCCCTGAACAAGGCTCTTCTTGCCCAGATGACCAAATAGGCTGAGCTGCCAACTGAAGGTTTAAGGTTGTGCTAACAGCTTCTATGTCAAAACCATCCAGTTCAATGTGGTCCTGGAAATATTCAAAGCCTTAGATGTTGCTTACAATTGTGTACTGGTTTATGTCTTGACACAAGTTATTTGGACTcttttgtttggtttttgtcTTGAAAACACAATGCAGCCTTTCCAAACTATTTACAGTACTTCCATTTGTTACTTAATTTAAATGAAGAAAACCAAAATTGGGACACCCTTGGGAGTAGTTCCAAGCATATGgcacagcagcaaacctgcctggccTTAAGATAGAGCCCAAAATCTCACCCAGAGGCCTTAGCAATTTTATCAGAAAAACAGACTTTCAGGATGACCTGATTAAGACTGAGGCAAATGTGTCAGTAGCAaccataatataataatttaaaaaccaGTATCATGACCAGACTCCACAATGCACACtactcttgaccaagaagcacaggCACAAGAAGAAGAATATTATCCCATGGAGgagggtcagtgatgatgtgggggatgtttttctgctgctgGAACTGGCCAGCTTGACTGTTTGACTGGCacaaaaatatcaataaattttaaatattgtgccTTAGTAATTGAAATGTGGTGATAAGTGGACTTATGATCCCAAGCACATTttcaagtcaaccaaagcttggatAGGGAATCTTGTCCTGGAATGTCCTGGAGTATtcttctcagtctccagattcAAATCTCATTGAAAATGAGAAATTAGAAAGTTGGATTTAAAGAAACCAGTTTCAGCataaaagccatcaaacctcaatgagctggaagccTTTGTACAAGAAGAAAGGCAAAGACTTCACAtgagaggtgtcagaagcttgttagcacttacctcaattgtttattaaagaaggttatcaaggcaaaaggATGTTACACATAGTACAGAGACTGGGGGTTAAATGAAAGTGcatatggacatttgtcaagagTTCATTTTAACTCAAAAATGTGTAACTTATGTCCTCATGAGTTGCATAGCTGTATCAATTCTTTTTTCTGTTTACAGAGACTTTttgttgtatattttcattCAAGTCGTGGATACATTAGCAGACCCTGTGAGTTTTGTCCTTGAGCAAAAGCATCACaaatgtatacaccgatcaggcataacaccTTCCTAAATGACTgatctgcggctatgcagccccacacacaacaaactgtgatgcactgtgtattctgccacctttctatcagaaccagcatgaacttcttcagcaatttgagctacagtagcttgtctgttggatcggaccacacaggccagccttcgctccccacgtgcatcaatgggccttggccgcccatgaccctgttgccggtttaacactgttccttccttggaccacttttgataggttctgaccactgcagaccgggaacaccccgcaagagctgcagttttggatttgccctgacccagtcgtctagccatcacaatttggctcttgtcaaactcgctcaaatccttacgcttgttcatttttcctgcttctaacacatcaactttgaggatcaaatgttcacttgctgcctaatatatcccacccactaacatgtgccgtaacaaagagataatcagtgttattcacttcacctgtcagtggtcataatgttatgtctggtcagtgtattcttacatttacttgaaGAGTACCAACAATAATCTAAATGCTAgtggaaatgtgttttatttataaatactgtTTTGTTGTTAAATTGCATAGAGGGGATTTGGCATAGTGATCTTGTCTTGGAATTGATTTTTTGATGCATCCTTCAGAGAGTAGTGGGTAGTAATTTGATTTTGCTTAATGGCATCAAGGCTGCTCTGATATGTGATCATACAGaattcatacactgatcagccataacattaaaaccacctccttgtttctacactcactgtccattttatcagctccactttgtagttctacaattactgacagtagtccatctatttctctacatactttttaacctgcttttacttacttcaatggtcaggacccccacaggaccaccaaggagcaggtattatttaggtggtggatcattctcagcactgcatttacaatgacatggtggtggtgtgttagtgtgtgttgtgctggtatgagtggatcaggcacagcagcactgctggagtttttaaatacgcatccactcactgcccactctattagacactcctatctagttggtccaccttgtagatgtaaagtcagagacgattgctcatctactgctgctgtttgatcagtggtcacaggacgctgcccatggggggctgttggcttgatatttttggttggtggactattctcaatccagcagtgacagtgaggtgtttaaaaactccagcagcgctgctgtgtcttatccactcataccagcacaacacacactaacacaccaccaccatgtcagtgtcactgcagcgctgagaatgatccaccacccaaataatatctgctctgtgggggtcctgaccattgaagaacagcatgaaagggggctaacaaagcatgcagagaaacagatggactacagtcagtaattgtagaattacaaagtgtttctatatggtaagtagagctgataaaatgcacagtgtgtgtagaaacaaggaggtggttttaatgttatggcagatctGTGTTTTATTTCTGGTACAAAAAGAAGATTCATATTGATCTCACATTTTCTTTCCACCTCCAGAACCTCACAAACACTTATtttttatatgaataaataaagaaaagtctTACACAAACAATTTCAAATATTGAacaactttattatttatgtttgctGATTCACAATAAGTGGTCTCGAATAGCACACAGCATCATtcacattattaataaacttaCTAACACACAGTGTTTACATTTCTTTGCACAGACCAAATACACAAAAGTCAGTGGTGCAAACCtcgtaaatatataataataacccTTGGGGTTTACAATAGTGTTTTTACAACCCGTATTTCTTGAAACCCCGGAGAGGATTGCATTCATAACGTGGCATATTTCTATATCATTGATCTGTGCCAAGTCCAAACATCATGCATCATCAAGGACAGTCATTTTAACGAGCTTATGCGTGTTACAGATAATAGATAACATTAGAGCTATAAAACTGtgacatatttttaaataaatatcaaaaGCTAGAAGTGGCTCTCTACCAGGGTCTCCACATGTTCTGCATGGCAGCCTGGGGTGCAACCTGAGCTCTGGCAGAATTCGATTCAATGATGCTTGCACGGTTATCGCTTTGTGGGATCAGGTTTGACTTCTGGCTCAGCGGTCGCTCTTGCTGGATGGATGAGAGCTTGCTGGGGGTCTGTTTGTTGCACTTGTGGCAGGCCGGGACCGAGCGCATTGACTGTTGGATGAAGTCGTGCACGCGCGCGCAGGTTTCTTGGTCTAGGCTCGTGCGTGGGAGAAGCGCGGAGACGCGCTGCAGGCAGGCTTCATAGCCCTGTCTGTAACTGTCTGCTTGTGCTATTAGGTAAAGGGtaaaaagaaatacaattagatattGTTGGCTACAACTTAAAGCAGCAATTTAAAACATATGCTGAAATAGGTGTTGGATTAATATAAATGCGCATTTACCTTTAACTGGTGAGGATGGGAGATCTTTGAAGTATCTAACGGTCATTTCAAGAACGTCGGCTTTCTCCAGCTTTGAATAGCGTGAAGTCTGGGGAAAATAGAGATCAAATATTAAACTTAATCCTGGTAAACAGTTTTCTTAAATAAAAGGAATGTATACAGATTTCAAACATACTTACATCTTTGCCGACCAGAGGTACAATGAGCGCCTTTAACTTGTTGATGCTCTCATTGATGCGAGCGCGCCTTCTCTTTTCCATTAAGGGTTTCAGAGTCTgaaaaacaattcatttaaaaaacaacattattgACCTGAAATTAAGCCACAAACTGTGAAAACTGGTAAAGCACATCTAAAATTTTGTAAGACATTAAGGGTTTAAAGTTTGCTCTCACCTTTCTAAGTGCATTTGCTTCTTTTCTCTGAGCCACAGTCATTCTGGAGCTGAATGAGTGGGCACTGGAGATGGAGATCATATTGGGGCTCATGGTTTTGCAATGTTCTCCTAGATGTGAGTTTATAGAACTTCGAAGCTGGTTTGTGGTCTGTTGGGACGAATcttgtcttttatacaggtctCCAGCGTCAGAGGGAGTGTCCCAAATCTATTGTCCTCACCGCTGACGCGaaaggggggaagggggggtttGTTAGCCACTGGAGAATCCCGCTTTTCCCATTGAGGAATAATGACCATCTGCTGATTAGAGCATCTATTTCAGCTCAGGATTGCTGGCACGCGCCGAAACATTTGGCGGGGTTATACAGTGAGCTATTTCAattgtaaaaaagtatttgccccctcttGTTATTTCAATTTTGAGTTTAGATCAATAAAAAACATAGGCTGTTGCATAAAGCTGGCATAAAACTGGTACTTTAGAAaaggtatattatatatataaacacagaataaaataaacaatatagcatgtcagtgtttatatatatatatatatatatatatatattatggcaagccaaacaggagatatttagcaaacactgatatacatggaatgaaactcgatatacatatatttttatatatatatatatacagtgtatcacaaaagtgagtacacccctcacatttctgcagatatttaagtatatcttttcatgggacaacactgacaaaatgacactttgacacaatgaaaagtagtctgtgtgcagcttatataacagtgtaaatttattcttccctcaaaataactcaatatacagccattaatgtctaaaccaccggcaacaaaagtgagtacacccctaagagactacacccctaaatgtccaaattgagcactgcttgtcattttccctccaaaatgtcatgtgatttgttagtgttactaggtctcaggtgtgcatagggagcaggtgtgttcaatttagtagtacagctctcacactctctcatactggtcactgaaagttccaacatggcacctcatggcaaagaactctccgaggatcctaaaagacgaattgttgcgctacatgaagatggccaaggctacaagaagattgccaacaccctgaaactgagctgcagcacagtggccaagatcatccagcgttttaaaagagcagg is part of the Trichomycterus rosablanca isolate fTriRos1 chromosome 7, fTriRos1.hap1, whole genome shotgun sequence genome and harbors:
- the hes2.1 gene encoding transcription factor HES-2.1 → MSPNMISISSAHSFSSRMTVAQRKEANALRKTLKPLMEKRRRARINESINKLKALIVPLVGKDTSRYSKLEKADVLEMTVRYFKDLPSSPVKAQADSYRQGYEACLQRVSALLPRTSLDQETCARVHDFIQQSMRSVPACHKCNKQTPSKLSSIQQERPLSQKSNLIPQSDNRASIIESNSARAQVAPQAAMQNMWRPW